From Streptomyces sp. Edi4, one genomic window encodes:
- a CDS encoding TetR/AcrR family transcriptional regulator, producing the protein MPTNKKKTQVTASPERRRELLATAAEVFAAHGYNATTVRRIADEAGLLAGSLYYHFDSKESMLDEILATFLNELWEGYDAVLASGLGPRETIEALVTESFREIDRHRPAVAIYQKESKHLAALPRFHYLADSRQKFEKAWLGTLERGVKARVFRADLDVRLTYRFVRDTVWVAASWYRPGGLHSPQEIARQYLAMVLDGIAVRT; encoded by the coding sequence GTGCCGACGAACAAGAAGAAGACGCAGGTGACCGCCTCGCCCGAGCGCAGGCGCGAACTCCTGGCCACGGCGGCCGAGGTGTTCGCCGCCCACGGCTACAACGCCACCACCGTGCGCCGCATCGCCGACGAGGCGGGGCTGCTCGCGGGCAGCCTCTACTACCACTTCGACTCCAAGGAGTCGATGCTCGACGAAATCCTCGCGACCTTCCTGAACGAGCTCTGGGAGGGGTACGACGCCGTGCTCGCCTCCGGCCTCGGGCCGCGCGAGACCATCGAGGCCCTGGTCACCGAGTCCTTCCGGGAGATCGACCGGCACCGCCCGGCCGTCGCGATCTACCAGAAGGAGTCCAAGCACCTGGCCGCGCTGCCCCGCTTCCACTACCTGGCCGACTCGCGGCAGAAGTTCGAGAAGGCCTGGCTCGGGACGCTGGAGCGCGGCGTCAAGGCCCGGGTCTTCCGCGCCGACCTGGACGTCCGCCTCACCTACCGCTTCGTGCGCGACACGGTGTGGGTGGCCGCGTCCTGGTACCGGCCCGGCGGCCTGCACAGCCCGCAGGAGATCGCCCGCCAGTACCTCGCGATGGTCCTCGACGGAATCGCCGTACGCACATGA
- a CDS encoding SDR family oxidoreductase, whose product MTDNKAQHKAPHKAQYVPGHGLLDGRTAVVTAAAGAGIGGATARRLLEEGARVVIGDAHARRLKETERTLAETFGAHRVASLPCDVTEEDQVGALFALAAREHGGLDIVVNNAGLGGTRALVDMSDQEWAKVLDVTLNGTFRCTRAALRAFQETGRGGVIVNNASVLGWRAQAGQAHYAAAKAGVMALTRCAAVEAADYGVRVNAVAPSLALHPHLVKVTSAELLEELTAREAFGRHAEPWEVANVIVFLASGYSSYLTGEVVSVSSQHP is encoded by the coding sequence GTGACGGACAACAAGGCTCAGCACAAGGCTCCGCACAAGGCCCAGTACGTGCCGGGCCACGGCCTCCTCGACGGCCGCACCGCCGTCGTCACCGCCGCCGCCGGCGCCGGAATCGGCGGGGCCACCGCCCGCAGGCTCCTCGAAGAGGGCGCCCGCGTCGTCATCGGCGACGCCCACGCCCGCCGCCTGAAGGAGACCGAACGGACGCTCGCCGAGACGTTCGGCGCCCACCGCGTCGCCTCCCTGCCCTGCGACGTGACCGAGGAGGACCAGGTCGGAGCCCTCTTCGCGCTCGCCGCCCGCGAACACGGCGGCCTCGACATCGTCGTCAACAACGCGGGCCTCGGCGGCACCCGCGCCCTCGTCGACATGAGCGACCAGGAATGGGCCAAGGTCCTCGACGTCACCCTGAACGGCACCTTCCGCTGCACCCGGGCCGCCCTGCGGGCCTTCCAGGAGACCGGTCGCGGCGGCGTCATCGTCAACAACGCCTCCGTCCTCGGCTGGCGCGCCCAGGCCGGGCAGGCCCACTACGCCGCCGCCAAGGCCGGCGTCATGGCCCTGACCCGCTGCGCGGCCGTCGAGGCCGCCGACTACGGCGTACGCGTCAACGCGGTCGCGCCCAGCCTCGCCCTCCACCCCCACCTGGTGAAGGTGACCTCCGCCGAACTCCTCGAAGAGCTCACCGCCCGCGAGGCGTTCGGCCGCCACGCCGAACCCTGGGAGGTCGCCAACGTCATCGTCTTCCTCGCCAGCGGCTACTCCTCGTATCTGACCGGCGAGGTCGTCTCCGTCAGCAGCCAGCACCCCTAG
- a CDS encoding acyl-CoA dehydrogenase family protein, which translates to MDLDPTPEQEAFRAEARAWLAAHVPRAPLPSLETEAGFAAHRAWEAELAGDRWSVVSWPEEYGGRGATIFEWLAFEEEYYAAGAPGRVSQNGIHLLAPTLFDHASAEQRARILPSMASGATVWAQAWSEPEAGSDLASLRSKAVRTHGGWLLSGHKTWSSRAAFADRAFGIFRTDPGAAEPHRGLTYLMFDLRAPGVSVRPIGRLDGKPAFAELFLDDVFVPDEDVIGEPGAGWRIAMSATGNERGLMLRSPGRFLAAAARLVDLWRAAGDPADTALRDRVADAVIGARAYQLFTCAHACRVARGESIGAESSLNKVFWSEYDIALHECALDLLGPLGELSDEADEAPAHGSWAEGHLFSLAGPIYAGTNEIQRDIIAERLLGLPKGRR; encoded by the coding sequence ATGGACCTGGATCCCACGCCGGAACAGGAGGCCTTCCGGGCCGAGGCGCGCGCCTGGCTCGCCGCGCACGTCCCCCGCGCTCCGCTGCCCTCGCTTGAGACCGAGGCGGGTTTCGCCGCGCACCGCGCCTGGGAGGCCGAACTCGCCGGTGACCGCTGGTCGGTGGTGTCCTGGCCCGAGGAGTACGGCGGGCGGGGCGCGACCATCTTCGAGTGGCTGGCCTTCGAGGAGGAGTACTACGCGGCCGGCGCGCCCGGCCGGGTCTCGCAGAACGGCATCCATCTGCTCGCGCCCACCCTCTTCGACCACGCGAGTGCCGAGCAGCGGGCACGGATCCTGCCCTCGATGGCGAGCGGCGCCACGGTCTGGGCGCAGGCCTGGTCGGAGCCGGAGGCCGGGTCCGACCTCGCATCGCTGCGCTCCAAGGCGGTTCGCACGCACGGGGGTTGGCTGCTCTCGGGGCACAAGACGTGGTCGTCGCGCGCCGCGTTCGCCGACCGCGCCTTCGGGATCTTCCGTACGGATCCGGGGGCCGCCGAGCCCCACCGGGGCCTCACGTATCTGATGTTCGACCTGCGGGCGCCCGGCGTGAGCGTGCGCCCCATCGGCCGCCTCGACGGCAAGCCCGCCTTCGCCGAGCTCTTCCTCGACGACGTCTTCGTGCCGGATGAGGACGTCATCGGCGAGCCCGGCGCGGGCTGGCGGATCGCCATGTCGGCCACCGGCAACGAGCGCGGCCTCATGCTGCGCTCCCCCGGCCGCTTCCTCGCCGCGGCGGCGCGCCTGGTGGACCTGTGGCGCGCGGCGGGCGACCCGGCGGACACCGCGCTGCGCGACCGGGTCGCGGACGCGGTGATCGGGGCGCGCGCCTACCAGCTCTTCACCTGCGCCCACGCCTGCCGGGTGGCGCGGGGCGAGTCCATCGGCGCGGAGTCCAGTCTGAACAAGGTGTTCTGGTCGGAGTACGACATCGCCCTGCACGAGTGCGCGCTCGACCTGCTCGGGCCGCTGGGCGAGCTGTCCGACGAGGCCGACGAGGCCCCCGCGCACGGGAGTTGGGCCGAGGGGCATCTGTTCTCGCTGGCCGGGCCGATCTACGCCGGGACCAATGAGATACAGCGCGACATCATCGCCGAGCGGCTGCTCGGCCTTCCGAAGGGCCGCCGATGA
- a CDS encoding acyl-CoA dehydrogenase yields MRFTPTAQQRDFTRSLDAMLSAAGAPAAARAWGAGDAGPGRALWSRVADAGVFALAAPEAYEGAGPLPVELALAFVELGRHAAPGPYVETVAAAALLTRLAQLGDEGLAKRLLPSLVSGACVASVRFPGAGPYALDADAADLVLNAAQDATLDTAPAPDGPQLWLAPGHGAPQPSADPARRLSRPLPGGELLSSGPLLAAALEYAAVWARLAAAGQCLGVAEALLGRTVAYVKQRTQFGVPVGSFQAVKHRLADTLVAVEFARPLLYGAALRLAPADVAAAKVSAGEAAYAAARTALHLHGAVGYTQELDLSLWLRKARPLRNAWGTPGECRALVLAG; encoded by the coding sequence ATGAGGTTCACGCCCACCGCGCAGCAGCGCGACTTCACGCGCTCCCTCGACGCGATGCTGAGCGCCGCCGGGGCGCCGGCCGCGGCGCGGGCCTGGGGCGCGGGGGACGCGGGCCCCGGCCGCGCGCTGTGGTCGCGGGTCGCCGACGCCGGGGTGTTCGCGCTCGCGGCGCCCGAGGCGTACGAGGGGGCCGGGCCGTTGCCCGTCGAACTCGCCCTGGCCTTCGTCGAGTTGGGGCGGCACGCGGCGCCGGGGCCGTATGTGGAGACGGTGGCGGCGGCCGCCCTGCTGACGCGGCTCGCGCAGCTCGGCGACGAGGGTCTTGCCAAGCGGCTGCTGCCCTCGCTCGTGTCGGGCGCGTGCGTGGCGAGCGTGCGGTTTCCCGGCGCGGGCCCCTATGCGCTCGACGCGGACGCGGCGGACCTCGTCCTGAACGCCGCCCAGGACGCCACGCTGGACACCGCCCCGGCCCCGGACGGCCCGCAGCTGTGGCTCGCGCCGGGCCACGGCGCCCCGCAGCCCTCGGCCGACCCGGCGCGACGGCTGTCACGTCCGCTGCCCGGGGGCGAACTCCTGTCATCCGGGCCGCTGTTGGCGGCGGCCCTTGAGTACGCCGCCGTCTGGGCGCGGCTCGCGGCGGCCGGGCAGTGCCTCGGGGTCGCCGAAGCGCTGCTCGGCCGGACCGTGGCGTACGTCAAGCAGCGCACCCAGTTCGGGGTCCCGGTCGGGTCCTTCCAGGCGGTCAAGCACCGGCTCGCGGACACGCTGGTCGCGGTGGAGTTCGCCCGGCCCCTGTTGTACGGGGCCGCGCTGCGTCTCGCGCCCGCCGACGTGGCCGCGGCGAAGGTGAGCGCGGGGGAGGCCGCGTACGCCGCCGCTCGCACGGCGCTGCACCTGCACGGCGCGGTGGGCTACACCCAGGAGCTCGACCTGTCGCTCTGGCTGCGCAAGGCGCGTCCGCTCAGGAATGCGTGGGGTACGCCCGGGGAGTGCAGGGCGCTGGTCCTGGCGGGCTGA
- a CDS encoding SDR family oxidoreductase produces the protein MNTDHDRTAVTLITGGATGIGAATAKRLLDAGHRLAVTGRDQAKLDAFAAEQGAGERLLAIAADTTDFASIDAAVQKTVKTFGRLDHVVANAGFSTHDNLADGDPAHWRDMLLVNVLGPAVLVKAALPALTESGGRVVMVGSTAGIKNTPGNMYSVTKGALTSLAENTRVLVTGSGVGVTLVAPGRVDTPFWSSHPTGVVPGGPAMTPDQVAEAIVWALAQPAGVEVNQVVIRPTGQIH, from the coding sequence ATGAACACCGACCACGACCGCACCGCCGTCACCCTCATCACCGGCGGAGCCACCGGCATCGGCGCCGCAACCGCCAAACGCCTCCTGGACGCCGGACACCGGCTCGCCGTCACCGGCCGCGACCAGGCCAAGCTCGACGCCTTCGCGGCCGAACAAGGCGCGGGGGAGCGGCTGTTGGCGATCGCCGCCGACACCACCGACTTCGCCTCGATCGACGCCGCCGTCCAAAAGACGGTCAAGACGTTCGGCCGGCTCGACCACGTCGTCGCCAACGCCGGTTTCTCCACCCACGACAACCTCGCCGACGGCGACCCCGCGCACTGGCGCGACATGCTCCTGGTCAACGTGCTCGGCCCCGCCGTCCTGGTGAAGGCGGCGCTGCCCGCGCTCACCGAGAGCGGCGGCCGTGTCGTGATGGTGGGCAGCACCGCCGGCATCAAGAACACCCCCGGCAACATGTACTCCGTGACCAAGGGCGCGCTGACCTCCCTCGCCGAGAACACCCGCGTCCTGGTCACCGGCTCCGGCGTAGGCGTGACCCTGGTCGCCCCGGGCCGCGTGGACACCCCGTTCTGGTCGAGCCACCCCACCGGCGTCGTCCCGGGCGGCCCCGCGATGACCCCCGACCAGGTGGCCGAGGCGATCGTATGGGCCCTTGCGCAGCCGGCCGGGGTCGAGGTGAACCAGGTCGTGATCCGCCCCACCGGCCAGATCCACTGA
- a CDS encoding HutD family protein, whose amino-acid sequence MRVLRDAARVRVPWKNGGGVTRSIAAHPDGAGTGDFQWRVSLADVGEGGPFSGFPGVDRILTVVEGAGMDLTVGGRRRLVDEPFVPQRFPGDDPTSCRLLGGPVVNFNVMFRRGCPEPSVAVVRGELSVVGPALIVALDAPADVAGVRLARYDAVYTGGCATPLRAAGHAAVVTLPA is encoded by the coding sequence GTGAGGGTGTTGCGGGACGCGGCGCGGGTGAGGGTGCCGTGGAAGAACGGGGGCGGGGTGACGCGGAGCATCGCCGCGCATCCCGACGGCGCGGGGACCGGGGACTTCCAGTGGCGGGTCTCCCTCGCCGACGTCGGCGAGGGCGGCCCCTTCTCCGGCTTTCCGGGCGTGGACCGGATCCTCACCGTCGTCGAGGGGGCCGGCATGGACCTCACGGTGGGCGGCCGGCGCCGCCTGGTGGACGAGCCGTTCGTGCCCCAGCGCTTTCCCGGTGACGACCCCACCAGCTGCCGCCTCCTGGGCGGCCCCGTCGTCAACTTCAATGTCATGTTCCGCCGGGGGTGCCCCGAGCCGTCGGTCGCCGTCGTACGGGGCGAGCTGAGCGTCGTGGGCCCCGCGCTGATCGTCGCGCTGGACGCCCCCGCCGACGTCGCCGGCGTACGCCTCGCCCGCTACGACGCGGTGTATACGGGCGGTTGCGCGACGCCGCTACGTGCCGCAGGCCACGCCGCCGTGGTCACCCTCCCCGCCTGA
- a CDS encoding VWA domain-containing protein yields MATVPLEQVERSAPALVSLYKSAAASLERHGLDDERAAVYLVVDHSGSMRPYFRDGSVQELADRVLGLSAHLDDDGRVPVVFFSTDLDAETEISLDNHQGRIERIVANLGHMGRTNYHVAMDAVIDHYLDSGASAPALVVFQTDGGPSSRLAAEAYVCKAAALPMFWQFIGFGDPRGHHFDFLRRLDELAVPTRRRVDNAGFFAAGRDPRRMTDAQLYDRLLGEFPRWLRSARAEGIVR; encoded by the coding sequence ATGGCCACCGTGCCCCTGGAGCAAGTGGAGCGGTCCGCGCCCGCGCTCGTCTCCCTCTACAAGAGCGCCGCCGCGTCCCTGGAACGGCACGGCCTGGACGACGAGAGGGCGGCCGTCTATCTGGTCGTCGACCACTCCGGCTCCATGCGGCCCTACTTCAGGGACGGCAGCGTGCAAGAGCTCGCCGACCGGGTGCTGGGCCTCTCCGCCCACCTCGACGACGACGGCCGCGTCCCGGTGGTGTTCTTCTCCACGGACCTCGACGCCGAGACGGAGATCTCCCTGGACAACCACCAGGGGCGCATCGAACGGATCGTGGCCAACCTCGGCCACATGGGGCGGACCAACTACCACGTGGCGATGGACGCGGTGATCGACCACTACCTGGACAGCGGCGCGAGCGCCCCCGCGCTGGTCGTCTTCCAGACGGACGGGGGGCCCAGCAGCCGTCTCGCGGCCGAGGCCTACGTCTGCAAGGCGGCCGCGCTCCCGATGTTCTGGCAGTTCATCGGGTTCGGCGATCCGCGCGGCCACCACTTCGACTTCCTGCGCCGCCTGGACGAGCTGGCAGTCCCCACGCGACGGCGCGTGGACAACGCGGGGTTCTTCGCCGCCGGACGCGATCCGCGCCGGATGACGGACGCCCAGTTGTACGACCGGCTGCTGGGTGAGTTCCCGCGCTGGCTGCGCTCGGCCCGGGCCGAAGGGATCGTGCGGTGA
- a CDS encoding LysE family translocator, with amino-acid sequence MSVEFLITAFIIVVSPGTGAVYTVGTGLTQGFRKSVVAAFGCTLGIVPHLAAAIAGLAAILHTSAVAFASFKWAGVGYLLFLAWQTVREKGAMRIDTEGDGGQRERSSAQITGTAILINFLNPKLSMFFLAFLPQFVPADSAGSLAPMLELSAVFMIMTFVVFVIYGAFAAGVRDHIISRPKVLAWMRRTFAVAFVGLGLKLATATR; translated from the coding sequence ATGAGTGTTGAGTTCTTGATCACCGCGTTCATCATCGTGGTCTCGCCGGGAACGGGCGCGGTGTACACCGTCGGTACCGGCCTGACCCAGGGCTTTCGCAAGTCGGTCGTCGCGGCCTTCGGCTGCACGCTAGGGATCGTGCCGCACCTGGCCGCCGCGATCGCGGGCCTGGCCGCGATCCTGCACACCAGCGCCGTGGCGTTCGCGAGCTTCAAATGGGCCGGCGTCGGCTACCTGCTCTTCCTCGCCTGGCAGACCGTGCGGGAGAAGGGGGCGATGAGAATAGACACGGAAGGCGACGGCGGGCAGCGGGAGCGGTCCTCCGCGCAGATCACCGGGACCGCCATTCTGATCAACTTCCTCAACCCGAAGCTGTCCATGTTCTTCCTGGCGTTCCTGCCGCAGTTCGTCCCGGCGGACAGCGCGGGGTCGCTGGCGCCGATGCTGGAGCTGTCGGCCGTGTTCATGATCATGACGTTCGTCGTCTTCGTCATCTACGGTGCGTTCGCCGCCGGGGTGCGGGACCACATCATCTCCCGGCCCAAGGTGCTGGCCTGGATGCGGCGAACCTTCGCCGTCGCTTTCGTGGGCCTCGGCCTGAAACTGGCCACCGCCACCCGCTGA
- a CDS encoding glutamate synthase subunit beta codes for MADPKGFLTTGREVARTRPVGERVKDWNEVYVPGSLLPIISKQAGRCMDCGIPFCHNGCPLGNLIPEWNDYAYREDWHTAAERLHATNNFPEFTGRLCPAPCESACVLGINQPAVTIKNVEVSIIDKAWDTGDVRPQAPERLSGKTVAVIGSGPAGLAAAQQLTRAGHTVAVYERADRIGGLLRYGIPEFKMEKVHINRRIEQMRAEGTKFRTEVEIGRDIDAAKLRGRYDAVVIAAGATVSRDLPVPGRELKGIHFAMEYLPLSNKVREGDFVTPPITAEGKHVVVIGGGDTGADCVGTAHRQGAASVTQLEIMPRPGDERNPNQPWPTFPMLYKVTSAHEEGGERVYSVSTTHFEGDEDGNVQSLHLTEVEFIDGKLTPKPGTERSIPAQLVTLAMGFTGTDQANGLVQQLGLELDARGNVARDADFATNVDGVFVAGDAGRGQSLIVWAIAEGRSAARGVDRYLTGASDLPAPIRPTDRALTV; via the coding sequence ATGGCTGATCCCAAGGGCTTTTTGACCACCGGGCGCGAGGTCGCCAGGACCCGCCCGGTGGGCGAGCGGGTCAAGGACTGGAACGAGGTCTACGTTCCCGGCTCCCTGCTGCCGATCATCAGCAAGCAGGCCGGGCGCTGCATGGACTGCGGCATCCCCTTCTGCCACAACGGCTGTCCGCTCGGAAACCTCATCCCCGAGTGGAACGACTACGCCTACCGCGAGGACTGGCACACCGCCGCCGAGCGGCTGCACGCCACCAACAACTTCCCCGAGTTCACCGGGCGGCTGTGCCCGGCGCCCTGCGAGTCGGCGTGCGTGCTCGGCATCAACCAGCCCGCCGTCACCATCAAGAACGTCGAAGTCTCCATCATCGACAAGGCGTGGGACACGGGTGACGTCCGGCCGCAGGCGCCCGAGCGCCTGTCCGGCAAGACGGTCGCGGTCATCGGCTCGGGCCCGGCGGGTCTCGCCGCCGCCCAGCAGCTGACCCGGGCCGGCCACACCGTCGCCGTGTACGAGCGCGCCGACCGCATCGGCGGCCTGCTGCGCTACGGCATCCCCGAGTTCAAGATGGAGAAGGTGCACATCAACCGCCGCATCGAGCAGATGCGCGCGGAGGGCACCAAGTTCCGTACCGAGGTCGAGATCGGCCGCGACATCGACGCCGCCAAGCTGCGGGGGCGCTACGACGCGGTCGTCATCGCGGCCGGCGCCACCGTCTCGCGCGACCTGCCCGTCCCCGGCCGCGAGCTGAAGGGCATCCACTTCGCGATGGAGTACCTGCCGCTCTCGAACAAGGTGCGGGAGGGCGACTTCGTCACCCCGCCGATCACCGCCGAGGGCAAGCACGTCGTGGTCATCGGCGGCGGCGACACCGGCGCGGACTGCGTGGGCACCGCCCACCGCCAGGGCGCGGCCTCCGTCACCCAGCTGGAGATCATGCCGAGGCCGGGCGACGAGCGGAACCCGAACCAGCCCTGGCCCACCTTCCCCATGCTCTACAAGGTGACCTCCGCGCACGAGGAGGGCGGCGAGCGGGTCTACTCCGTCTCCACCACCCACTTCGAGGGCGACGAGGACGGCAACGTGCAGTCGCTGCACCTCACCGAGGTCGAGTTCATCGACGGCAAGCTGACGCCGAAGCCCGGCACCGAGCGTTCCATCCCCGCGCAGCTGGTCACCCTCGCCATGGGCTTCACCGGCACCGACCAGGCCAACGGCCTCGTCCAGCAGCTCGGCCTCGAACTGGACGCGCGGGGCAACGTGGCGCGCGACGCCGACTTCGCCACCAACGTCGACGGCGTGTTCGTCGCCGGTGACGCGGGGCGCGGCCAGTCCCTGATCGTCTGGGCGATCGCCGAGGGCCGCTCCGCCGCCCGGGGCGTGGACCGCTATCTGACCGGCGCGAGCGACCTGCCCGCGCCGATCCGCCCAACCGACCGCGCCCTGACGGTCTGA